In Prescottella soli, a genomic segment contains:
- a CDS encoding acyl-CoA carboxylase subunit beta, with the protein MTVLAPATQSEASTDPRDPLARLAKLFDAGTVAPLHDRDKSGVLAAAGEIDGVRTIAYCSDATVMGGAMGVDGCKHIVAAIDTAIAEKAPVVGLWHSGGARLAEGVEALHAVGLVFEAMVRASGLIPQISVVLGFAAGGAAYGPALTDVVIMAPEGRVFVTGPDVVKSVTGEQVDMATLGGPDTHTKKSGVAHIAARDEDDAYHRARRLVSMFCEQGEFDIAAAEHGDTDLRALMPESAKRAYDVRPIVHEFLDNVEGESSFEELQGNWARSIVTGVGRLGGRTVGVIANNPLRLGGCLNSESAEKSARFVRLCNAFGIPLVVIVDVPGYLPGVSQEWEGVVRRGAKLLHAFAEASVPRVTLVTRKIYGGAYIAMNSRALGATAVYAWPESEVAVMGAKAAVGILHKRALAAAPEEEREALHERLAAEHEAIAGGVGRAISIGVVDETIDPAKTRSVITAALAAAPANRGQHKNIPL; encoded by the coding sequence ATGACCGTCTTGGCTCCCGCGACGCAGTCCGAAGCATCGACCGATCCGCGCGATCCGCTCGCGCGTCTCGCCAAGCTGTTCGATGCCGGCACCGTCGCTCCCCTACACGACCGTGACAAGTCCGGTGTGCTCGCCGCAGCCGGCGAGATCGACGGCGTGCGCACGATCGCCTACTGCTCGGACGCCACCGTCATGGGCGGCGCGATGGGCGTCGACGGCTGCAAGCACATCGTCGCCGCGATCGACACCGCCATCGCCGAGAAGGCACCGGTCGTCGGCCTGTGGCACTCGGGCGGCGCCCGCCTCGCCGAGGGTGTCGAGGCCCTGCACGCCGTCGGCCTGGTCTTCGAGGCGATGGTGCGCGCGTCGGGTCTGATCCCGCAGATCTCGGTGGTGCTCGGCTTCGCGGCCGGCGGCGCCGCCTACGGTCCCGCACTGACCGACGTCGTGATCATGGCGCCCGAGGGCCGCGTATTCGTCACCGGACCGGACGTCGTCAAGAGCGTGACGGGCGAGCAGGTCGACATGGCGACCCTCGGTGGCCCCGACACCCACACCAAGAAGTCCGGTGTCGCCCACATCGCCGCGCGCGACGAGGACGATGCCTACCACCGCGCCCGCCGTCTGGTGTCGATGTTCTGCGAGCAGGGCGAATTCGATATCGCTGCCGCCGAGCACGGTGACACCGACCTGCGCGCACTCATGCCGGAGTCGGCCAAGCGCGCGTACGACGTGCGCCCGATCGTGCACGAGTTCCTCGACAACGTCGAGGGCGAGTCGAGCTTCGAAGAGCTGCAGGGCAACTGGGCTCGCAGCATCGTCACCGGTGTGGGTCGCCTCGGCGGCCGCACGGTGGGCGTGATCGCGAACAACCCGCTGCGCCTGGGCGGCTGCCTCAACTCCGAGAGCGCCGAGAAGTCGGCCCGCTTCGTCCGGCTGTGCAACGCGTTCGGCATCCCCCTCGTCGTCATCGTCGACGTCCCCGGCTACCTGCCGGGTGTCAGCCAGGAATGGGAGGGCGTCGTGCGCCGCGGTGCGAAGCTGCTGCACGCGTTCGCCGAGGCGTCGGTCCCCCGCGTCACGCTGGTCACCCGAAAGATCTACGGCGGCGCCTACATCGCGATGAACTCCCGTGCACTCGGCGCGACCGCCGTGTACGCGTGGCCCGAGTCCGAGGTCGCGGTCATGGGCGCGAAGGCCGCGGTCGGCATCCTCCACAAGCGTGCTCTCGCGGCCGCCCCGGAGGAGGAGCGCGAGGCTCTGCACGAGCGTCTGGCCGCCGAGCACGAGGCCATCGCCGGTGGCGTCGGCCGCGCCATCTCGATCGGTGTCGTCGACGAAACGATCGATCCCGCCAAGACCCGCAGTGTCATCACCGCGGCGCTCGCCGCTGCCCCCGCGAACCGCGGACAGCACAAGAACATTCCGCTGTAA
- a CDS encoding KasA/KasB family beta-ketoacyl-ACP synthase, which yields MTSASTRGKFPNIVVTSLAATTSVAGDVDGTWKGLLAGESGIDVLEGSFVEEFDLPVRFGGQLKVPFDDALSRVEIRRMSFVERLALVLGRQVWQNAGSPEVDKDRLGVVIGTGLGGGEALVDAVDKLRAGGYRKVSPFAVQMVMPNGPSATVGLELGARAGVITPVSACSSGSEAIAHAFRMIAMGDADMVVTGGVEGNIDSVPIASFAMMRALSTRNDDPKAASRPFDKDRDGFVFGEAGAMMILETEEHARARGATIHARLLGAGITSDGYHIVAPDPEGTGAARAMTRAIETAGLTKSDIKHINAHATATPIGDIAESLAIKAAVGTHAAVYAPKSALGHSIGAVGALEAVLTVLSVREGIIPPTLNLDNQDPEIDLDVVKGEPRYGDIDFAINNSFGFGGHNVALAFGRA from the coding sequence GTGACCTCCGCTTCTACCAGAGGGAAATTCCCCAATATCGTCGTCACCAGCCTCGCGGCTACGACGTCGGTTGCCGGAGATGTGGATGGCACGTGGAAGGGCCTGCTGGCCGGTGAGAGCGGCATCGACGTTCTCGAGGGCTCGTTCGTGGAGGAATTCGACCTACCGGTGCGGTTCGGTGGCCAACTCAAGGTCCCGTTCGACGACGCACTGAGCAGGGTCGAGATCCGACGGATGAGTTTCGTCGAGCGTCTCGCTCTAGTTCTGGGTCGGCAGGTCTGGCAGAACGCCGGCAGCCCCGAGGTCGACAAGGATCGACTCGGGGTTGTCATCGGCACCGGACTCGGCGGCGGCGAGGCTCTCGTCGACGCCGTGGACAAGCTGCGCGCAGGCGGTTACCGCAAGGTGTCGCCGTTCGCGGTTCAGATGGTGATGCCGAACGGTCCGTCGGCCACCGTCGGACTCGAACTCGGCGCGCGCGCCGGTGTCATCACGCCGGTTTCGGCGTGTTCGTCCGGGTCGGAGGCCATCGCGCATGCGTTCCGCATGATCGCGATGGGCGACGCGGACATGGTCGTCACGGGTGGAGTCGAGGGCAACATCGACTCCGTGCCGATCGCGAGCTTCGCAATGATGCGCGCGCTCAGCACCCGCAACGACGACCCGAAGGCGGCCTCGCGCCCCTTCGACAAGGACCGGGACGGGTTCGTCTTCGGTGAAGCCGGCGCCATGATGATCCTCGAGACCGAGGAGCATGCGAGGGCACGTGGGGCGACGATCCACGCTCGACTGCTGGGCGCGGGGATCACCTCCGACGGCTACCACATCGTGGCACCCGATCCGGAAGGCACCGGGGCGGCTCGCGCCATGACCCGGGCCATCGAGACCGCAGGTCTCACCAAGTCCGACATCAAGCACATCAACGCACACGCCACCGCGACTCCGATCGGCGACATCGCCGAGAGTCTGGCCATCAAGGCAGCGGTCGGCACGCACGCTGCGGTGTATGCGCCCAAGTCGGCTCTGGGCCACTCGATCGGCGCCGTCGGCGCCCTCGAGGCTGTGCTCACAGTCCTGAGTGTGCGTGAGGGCATCATTCCCCCCACGCTCAATCTGGACAACCAGGATCCGGAGATCGATCTCGACGTCGTGAAGGGTGAACCCCGCTACGGCGACATCGATTTCGCGATCAACAACTCGTTCGGTTTCGGTGGGCACAACGTCGCGCTCGCCTTCGGCCGGGCATAA
- the acpM gene encoding meromycolate extension acyl carrier protein AcpM: MAANQEDIIANLAEIIEEVTGIEPSEVTIEKSFVDDLDIDSLSMVEIAVQTEDKYGVKIPDEDLASLRTVGDVVAYIQKVEAEGGEAAETVKAKLEAAKNDDE; this comes from the coding sequence GTGGCCGCCAACCAGGAAGACATCATCGCCAACCTCGCCGAGATCATCGAAGAGGTCACCGGCATCGAGCCGTCCGAGGTCACGATCGAGAAGTCGTTCGTCGACGACCTCGACATCGACTCGCTGTCGATGGTCGAGATCGCGGTCCAGACCGAGGACAAGTACGGCGTGAAGATCCCGGACGAGGATCTCGCGAGCCTGCGTACCGTCGGCGATGTCGTCGCCTACATCCAGAAGGTCGAAGCCGAGGGCGGCGAGGCTGCCGAGACCGTCAAGGCCAAGCTCGAGGCCGCGAAGAACGACGACGAGTGA
- a CDS encoding ACP S-malonyltransferase codes for MISLLAPGQGSQTPGMLSPWLELPGAHDRVALWSKASGLDLERLGTTASAEEITDTAVTQPLVVAAALLAYEELERRGLVPADTIVAGHSVGELAAAAAAGVLSADDAVMLAAIRGGEMAKACALEPTGMSAVLGGDEDAVLSRLEELDLTPANRNAAGQIVAAGRLDALEQLAANPPEKARVRALPVAGAFHTRFMAPAQDAVAEAASRIAPSDPVRTLLSNSDGAPVASGADALTKLAAQVTRPVRWDLCTASLRAAQVSAIAELPPAGTLIGIAKREMRGTPTVPLKEPGDLSALTEFTEDG; via the coding sequence GTGATTTCGTTGCTAGCCCCGGGTCAGGGCTCCCAGACACCCGGCATGCTCAGCCCATGGCTCGAGCTGCCGGGCGCACACGATCGCGTGGCGTTGTGGTCGAAGGCTTCCGGTCTCGACCTCGAGCGCCTCGGTACCACCGCGTCGGCGGAGGAGATCACGGACACCGCCGTGACTCAGCCGCTCGTGGTGGCCGCCGCCCTCCTCGCGTACGAGGAGCTCGAACGCCGCGGACTCGTCCCGGCGGACACCATCGTCGCCGGTCATTCCGTCGGTGAACTCGCCGCTGCCGCTGCCGCCGGAGTCCTCTCCGCCGACGATGCGGTGATGCTCGCCGCGATCCGCGGCGGCGAGATGGCGAAGGCGTGCGCGCTGGAGCCCACCGGCATGTCCGCGGTCCTCGGCGGCGACGAGGATGCGGTCCTGTCGCGGCTCGAGGAACTCGACCTCACGCCGGCGAATCGCAACGCGGCCGGTCAGATCGTCGCGGCGGGTCGCCTCGACGCTCTCGAGCAGCTCGCAGCGAATCCCCCGGAGAAGGCCCGCGTCCGCGCCCTACCGGTCGCGGGGGCGTTCCACACTCGGTTCATGGCACCCGCGCAGGACGCCGTCGCCGAGGCCGCGTCGCGGATCGCACCCAGCGATCCCGTCCGCACCCTGCTCTCCAATTCTGACGGCGCGCCGGTGGCCTCCGGCGCCGACGCCCTGACTAAGCTGGCCGCGCAGGTGACCCGACCTGTGCGTTGGGACCTGTGTACCGCGAGCCTGCGGGCCGCTCAGGTCTCGGCGATCGCGGAACTTCCTCCGGCAGGCACCCTCATCGGGATCGCCAAGCGCGAGATGCGCGGCACACCGACCGTGCCGCTCAAGGAGCCCGGAGATCTTTCCGCACTGACCGAATTCACCGAAGACGGTTAG
- a CDS encoding helix-turn-helix domain-containing protein — protein sequence MAADQPETSNPSPPARAEQPNPPQPRRARYQPPAPNPTGRPSRDSLPDALLRRVKQFSGRLSTEAIAAMQGQLPFFADLDAEQRASVQMIVQRSVVNFLEWLTDSDSDIRFTIDAFQVIPQDLARRLTLRQTVDMVRVAMEFFEQRLPALARNDRQLVALTESILRYGRELGFAAASVYASAAESRGAWDTRLEALVVDAVVRGDTGSELQSRAATLNWDATTPATVIVGTPPPEESLSVIGTVHTTAQKHGRAALAVVQGERLVMVVSGELHGTKGAHEFVHELMESFSDGPVVIGPTTPTLGAAHFSAVEALAGIEAVVGWRGAPRPVFAAELLPERALLGDIAAVAALNERLIQPLSTAGTALAETLDAYLDSGGAVEACARQLFVHPNTVRYRLKRISEITRRDPTNPRDAYVLRVAATVGRLAQTRVQSATSDASVANFTFRNVGA from the coding sequence ATGGCCGCGGATCAGCCCGAGACGTCGAATCCTTCCCCGCCCGCGCGCGCGGAGCAGCCGAACCCGCCGCAGCCCCGACGGGCGCGCTACCAGCCGCCGGCCCCGAACCCCACGGGACGGCCGAGCCGCGACTCCTTGCCCGACGCGCTGTTGCGCCGCGTCAAGCAGTTCTCCGGCAGGCTGTCCACCGAGGCGATCGCCGCGATGCAGGGTCAGCTGCCGTTCTTCGCCGACCTCGACGCCGAACAGCGCGCGAGCGTGCAGATGATCGTCCAGAGGTCGGTCGTCAACTTCCTCGAATGGCTCACGGACTCCGACAGCGACATCCGGTTCACCATCGACGCATTCCAGGTGATCCCGCAGGACCTCGCCCGGCGGCTGACCCTGCGGCAGACCGTCGACATGGTGCGGGTGGCGATGGAGTTCTTCGAGCAGCGCCTACCCGCGCTCGCCCGCAACGACCGACAGCTGGTCGCGCTCACCGAGTCGATCCTGCGGTACGGCCGTGAGCTCGGCTTCGCGGCGGCGTCGGTGTACGCGAGCGCGGCCGAGTCGCGCGGTGCGTGGGACACCCGGCTCGAGGCCCTCGTCGTCGACGCCGTCGTCCGCGGCGACACGGGATCCGAGCTGCAGTCTCGAGCCGCGACCCTGAACTGGGACGCGACCACACCGGCGACAGTGATCGTCGGCACTCCCCCGCCCGAGGAAAGCCTCTCGGTGATCGGCACAGTGCACACCACCGCCCAGAAGCATGGGCGGGCGGCGCTGGCCGTCGTCCAGGGCGAGCGGCTCGTGATGGTGGTGAGCGGCGAGTTGCACGGCACCAAGGGCGCCCACGAATTCGTGCACGAGCTGATGGAGAGCTTCTCGGACGGTCCAGTGGTGATCGGTCCGACCACCCCGACGCTGGGCGCCGCGCACTTCAGCGCCGTCGAGGCGCTGGCCGGAATCGAGGCTGTCGTGGGCTGGCGAGGGGCACCTCGTCCCGTGTTTGCCGCCGAGCTGTTACCCGAACGTGCACTGCTCGGAGACATCGCCGCTGTCGCCGCCCTCAACGAGCGTTTGATACAGCCGCTGTCGACCGCCGGCACCGCCCTCGCGGAGACTCTCGACGCCTATCTGGACTCCGGTGGTGCGGTGGAGGCGTGTGCCCGTCAGCTGTTTGTTCATCCAAATACGGTTCGGTACCGATTGAAGCGCATTTCGGAAATCACGCGACGGGATCCGACGAACCCACGCGACGCGTATGTGCTCCGCGTCGCAGCGACAGTCGGCCGACTTGCCCAAACGCGCGTTCAATCCGCGACTTCCGACGCATCCGTCGCAAATTTCACATTCCGGAATGTTGGGGCGTAA
- the aceE gene encoding pyruvate dehydrogenase (acetyl-transferring), homodimeric type: protein MSDLIQGPASQPNADTPGVSGGASSPAANAQPGTDGRVRVIREGVASYLPDIDPDETSEWLESFDGLLDRAGHARARYLMLRLLERAGEKHVAIPALTSTDYVNTIPTENEPWFPGDEEVERRYRAWIRWNAAIMVHRAQRPGIGVGGHISTYASSAALYEVGFNHFFRGKDHPGGGDHIFVQGHASPGIYARAFLEGRIPAEQLDGFRQEASHAQSGGGLPSYPHPRLLPDFWEFPTVSMGLGPMNAIYQARFNHYLHDRGIKDTADQHVWAFLGDGEMDEPESRGLAHVAATEGLDNLTFVVNCNLQRLDGPVRGNGKIIQELESFFRGAGWNVIKVVWGREWDSLLHADKDGALVNLMNETPDGDYQTYKANDGAFVREHFFGRDPRTKALVADMSDQEIWNLKRGGHDYRKIYAAYAAAMAHKGQPTVILAHTIKGYTLGKHFEGRNATHQMKKLTLDDLKRFRDIQRIPISDAELEKDPYLPPYYHPGPDSPEIQYMLQRRKALGGFLPSRRTDAAPLAQPDDKTYAPVLKGSGKQEVATTMAVVRILKELLRDKEIGKRIVPIIPDEARTFGMDSWFPSLKIYNRNGQLYTSVDAELMLAYKESSVGQILHEGINEAGSTASFTAVGTSYATHGEPMIPVYIFYSMFGFQRTGDGLWAAADQMARGFVLGATAGRTTLTGEGLQHADGHSLLLASTNPAAVSYDPAFSFEIAHIVKDGLRRMYGGTPGVDGFGGENIFYYLTVYNEPYQQPAEPENLDVDGLLKGIHLYKRAENSGPRAQILVSGVTMPEALRAQQLLADDWGVAADVWSVTSWGELRREGIECEREALHNPGVDAPQPYVTQVLSQAQGPFVAASDWMRAVPDQIRQWVPGSYTTLGTDGFGFSDTRPAARRFFNVDAESIAVAVLSSLAKSGELDRSKAVEAAARYRIDDVLAAPEQTSDPGVA, encoded by the coding sequence TTGTCAGACCTGATCCAGGGGCCCGCGTCTCAGCCGAACGCCGACACACCAGGCGTCTCCGGAGGGGCCTCGTCACCCGCTGCGAACGCGCAGCCCGGCACCGACGGCCGGGTCCGCGTCATCCGCGAAGGGGTGGCTTCCTATCTGCCGGACATCGATCCGGACGAGACCAGCGAGTGGCTCGAATCGTTCGACGGCCTGCTGGACCGGGCGGGCCACGCCCGCGCTCGCTACCTGATGCTGCGCCTGCTCGAGCGCGCCGGCGAGAAGCACGTCGCGATCCCCGCGCTCACCTCGACCGACTACGTCAACACGATCCCGACCGAGAACGAGCCGTGGTTCCCCGGCGACGAAGAGGTCGAGCGGCGGTACCGCGCCTGGATCCGCTGGAATGCCGCGATCATGGTTCATCGCGCCCAGCGACCGGGCATCGGCGTGGGCGGTCACATCTCGACCTACGCGTCGTCCGCGGCGCTGTACGAGGTCGGCTTCAACCACTTCTTCCGCGGCAAGGATCATCCCGGCGGCGGCGACCACATCTTCGTCCAGGGGCACGCCTCGCCGGGCATCTACGCCCGCGCGTTCCTCGAGGGGCGCATCCCGGCAGAGCAGCTCGACGGGTTCCGCCAGGAGGCCAGCCACGCCCAGTCCGGCGGCGGCCTGCCGTCGTACCCGCACCCGCGTCTGCTCCCCGACTTCTGGGAGTTCCCGACGGTGTCGATGGGCCTCGGGCCCATGAACGCCATCTACCAGGCGCGTTTCAACCACTACCTGCACGACCGCGGCATCAAGGACACCGCCGACCAGCACGTGTGGGCGTTCCTCGGCGACGGCGAGATGGACGAGCCGGAGTCGCGCGGTCTCGCGCACGTCGCGGCCACCGAGGGCCTCGACAACCTGACCTTCGTCGTCAACTGCAACCTGCAGCGTCTCGACGGCCCGGTCCGCGGCAACGGCAAGATCATCCAGGAGTTGGAGTCGTTCTTCCGCGGTGCCGGCTGGAACGTCATCAAGGTCGTGTGGGGCCGCGAGTGGGACTCGCTGCTGCACGCCGACAAGGACGGTGCGCTCGTCAACCTGATGAACGAGACGCCGGACGGTGACTACCAGACGTACAAGGCCAACGACGGCGCCTTCGTCCGCGAGCACTTCTTCGGTCGGGATCCGCGCACCAAGGCCCTCGTCGCGGATATGAGCGACCAGGAGATCTGGAACCTCAAGCGCGGCGGCCACGACTACCGCAAGATCTACGCGGCGTACGCGGCCGCGATGGCGCACAAGGGTCAGCCGACGGTCATCCTGGCGCACACCATCAAGGGCTACACCCTCGGCAAGCACTTCGAGGGTCGCAACGCGACGCACCAGATGAAGAAGCTGACGCTCGACGACCTCAAGCGTTTCCGCGACATCCAGCGGATCCCGATCTCCGACGCGGAACTCGAGAAGGATCCGTACCTGCCCCCGTACTACCACCCGGGCCCGGATTCGCCGGAGATCCAGTACATGCTGCAGCGCCGCAAGGCGCTCGGCGGTTTCCTGCCGTCGCGCCGCACCGACGCCGCGCCGCTCGCCCAGCCGGACGACAAGACGTACGCGCCGGTCCTGAAGGGGTCGGGCAAGCAGGAGGTCGCGACGACGATGGCCGTCGTGCGCATCCTCAAGGAACTGTTGCGCGACAAGGAGATCGGCAAGCGCATCGTCCCGATCATCCCCGACGAGGCCCGCACGTTCGGCATGGACTCGTGGTTCCCGTCGCTGAAGATCTACAACCGCAACGGACAGCTGTACACCTCGGTCGATGCCGAACTGATGCTCGCCTACAAGGAGAGCTCGGTCGGGCAGATCCTCCACGAGGGCATCAACGAGGCCGGCTCGACGGCGTCGTTCACCGCGGTGGGCACGTCGTACGCCACGCACGGCGAGCCGATGATCCCGGTCTACATCTTCTACTCGATGTTCGGGTTCCAGCGGACCGGTGACGGCCTGTGGGCGGCGGCGGACCAGATGGCCCGCGGCTTCGTCCTCGGCGCCACCGCCGGCCGCACCACCCTGACCGGCGAGGGCCTGCAGCACGCGGACGGCCACTCGCTGCTGCTGGCGTCGACCAACCCGGCCGCGGTGTCCTACGATCCGGCGTTCTCGTTCGAGATCGCGCACATCGTGAAGGACGGCCTGCGTCGCATGTACGGCGGAACGCCCGGCGTGGACGGCTTCGGTGGAGAGAACATCTTCTACTACCTGACGGTCTACAACGAGCCGTACCAGCAGCCCGCCGAGCCGGAGAACCTGGACGTCGACGGCCTGCTCAAGGGCATCCACCTGTACAAGCGGGCCGAGAACTCCGGTCCGCGGGCCCAGATCCTCGTCTCGGGCGTCACGATGCCCGAGGCTCTGCGCGCGCAGCAGTTGCTCGCCGACGACTGGGGTGTCGCCGCGGACGTGTGGTCGGTGACGTCGTGGGGCGAGCTGCGTCGTGAGGGCATCGAGTGCGAGCGCGAGGCGCTGCACAACCCGGGCGTCGACGCACCGCAGCCGTACGTCACCCAGGTCCTCTCGCAGGCGCAGGGTCCGTTCGTCGCGGCGTCGGACTGGATGCGGGCGGTGCCGGACCAGATCCGCCAGTGGGTCCCCGGCTCCTACACCACGCTCGGCACCGACGGGTTCGGCTTCTCCGACACCCGTCCGGCCGCGCGCCGGTTCTTCAACGTCGACGCCGAGTCCATCGCGGTCGCGGTGCTCTCGTCGCTCGCGAAGTCCGGCGAGCTCGACCGGTCGAAGGCCGTCGAGGCGGCGGCGCGCTACCGGATCGACGACGTGCTCGCCGCGCCGGAGCAGACGTCGGATCCCGGCGTCGCGTGA
- a CDS encoding DUF3052 domain-containing protein, translated as MVAAEDAQNYAQKLGVIHDMVVQELGWDEDTDDELRSSVEEAIGGEMVDEDSDEVVDVVLLWWRDGDGDLVDALMDAIGPLSDDGFVWVLTPKTGRPGHVEPSEIAESAPTAGLTQTSAANLGSWSGSRLVQPKARAPKR; from the coding sequence GTGGTCGCCGCGGAGGACGCTCAGAACTACGCTCAGAAACTCGGCGTTATCCACGACATGGTGGTTCAGGAACTGGGTTGGGACGAGGACACAGACGACGAGCTGCGTTCGTCGGTGGAAGAGGCCATCGGTGGCGAGATGGTCGACGAGGACTCCGACGAGGTCGTCGACGTCGTGCTGCTGTGGTGGCGCGACGGTGACGGCGACCTGGTCGACGCGCTGATGGACGCTATCGGCCCGCTGTCGGACGATGGTTTCGTGTGGGTCCTCACTCCCAAGACGGGTCGACCCGGCCACGTCGAGCCCAGCGAGATCGCCGAATCCGCTCCCACCGCCGGCTTGACGCAGACGTCGGCCGCGAACCTCGGGTCGTGGAGCGGCAGCCGGTTGGTCCAGCCGAAGGCGCGCGCACCCAAGCGCTGA
- a CDS encoding peroxiredoxin has translation MPLEVGATAPDFTLKDQNNQEVTLSDFRGKKNVLLVFYPLAFTGVCQGELCRVRDELPKFQNDDAEILAISVGPSPTHKIWAAEQGYTFPLLSDFWPHGAVAEAYGVFNDKLGFANRGTFAIDKDGIIRFAEMNGPGEPRDQAAWEKALTALKS, from the coding sequence ATGCCTCTCGAGGTGGGCGCCACCGCGCCCGATTTCACGCTCAAGGACCAGAACAACCAGGAAGTCACGCTGTCCGACTTCCGTGGCAAGAAGAACGTCCTCCTCGTCTTCTACCCGCTCGCGTTCACGGGCGTGTGCCAGGGCGAACTGTGCCGCGTGCGCGACGAGTTGCCGAAGTTCCAGAACGACGACGCCGAGATCCTCGCGATCTCGGTCGGCCCGTCGCCGACCCACAAGATCTGGGCCGCCGAGCAGGGCTACACGTTCCCGCTGCTGTCGGACTTCTGGCCGCACGGCGCCGTCGCCGAGGCGTACGGAGTGTTCAACGACAAGCTCGGCTTCGCCAATCGCGGCACCTTCGCGATCGACAAGGACGGCATCATCCGCTTCGCGGAGATGAACGGCCCCGGCGAACCCCGTGACCAGGCAGCTTGGGAGAAAGCGCTCACCGCGCTAAAGTCCTGA
- a CDS encoding recombinase family protein yields the protein MRSLMEHRGIRCDKFISEVIAGKVDVKDRKIGAVLESLKAGDTLIVSEVRRISRSLTAVLTTI from the coding sequence ATCCGTAGCTTAATGGAGCACCGCGGAATCAGGTGCGACAAGTTCATATCCGAGGTTATCGCGGGCAAAGTCGACGTGAAGGATCGGAAGATCGGCGCAGTGCTCGAATCACTCAAGGCCGGCGACACCTTGATCGTATCCGAGGTACGCCGCATCTCGCGAAGCCTGACTGCGGTGCTGACCACGATCTAG
- a CDS encoding transposase, which produces MPKRYPAEQRERAVKMVLDHLDEYRSLHAACQAIGPKLGFGPESLRAWTKQAQIDTAQMPGATSAEQ; this is translated from the coding sequence ATGCCCAAGCGTTACCCCGCCGAGCAGCGTGAGCGAGCGGTGAAGATGGTCCTCGACCACCTCGACGAGTACCGGTCCCTCCACGCCGCCTGTCAAGCCATCGGGCCGAAGCTCGGTTTCGGCCCGGAGTCTCTTCGGGCCTGGACCAAGCAGGCCCAGATCGACACGGCTCAGATGCCCGGAGCCACCTCCGCGGAGCAGTAG
- a CDS encoding protein-tyrosine phosphatase family protein, whose protein sequence is MNDDLVDPTAIDIQIDPMRQHLVGITAHGHIPFDVPVISEVAPNLWQGGCRDGLVLPDFVVHVVSLYPWEQYDVRHNIDSEVYVRMYDSGEQGFEQVDALAAWVNVCRETGPVLVHCQVGLNRSSLVAARALVMSGEADPAGAVALLRARRSPACLCNEAFESWLLGEPVVPASDAGDAE, encoded by the coding sequence GTGAACGACGACTTGGTCGACCCCACCGCGATCGACATCCAGATCGACCCGATGCGTCAGCACCTGGTCGGGATCACCGCGCACGGGCACATCCCGTTCGACGTGCCGGTGATCAGCGAGGTCGCCCCGAACCTGTGGCAGGGCGGCTGCCGGGACGGCCTGGTCTTGCCGGACTTCGTCGTCCACGTGGTGTCGCTGTACCCGTGGGAGCAGTACGACGTGCGGCACAACATCGACTCCGAGGTCTACGTGCGGATGTACGACAGCGGCGAGCAGGGGTTCGAGCAGGTCGACGCGCTCGCGGCGTGGGTGAACGTGTGCCGCGAGACCGGTCCGGTGCTGGTGCACTGCCAGGTGGGGCTCAACCGGTCGAGCCTGGTGGCGGCCCGGGCCCTGGTGATGTCGGGTGAGGCGGACCCGGCGGGAGCGGTGGCGCTGCTGCGGGCGCGGCGTTCCCCGGCGTGTCTGTGCAACGAGGCGTTCGAAAGTTGGCTGTTGGGGGAGCCGGTGGTACCCGCGTCAGACGCCGGCGACGCCGAGTAG